The following coding sequences lie in one Microvirga sp. 17 mud 1-3 genomic window:
- a CDS encoding carboxymuconolactone decarboxylase family protein, whose amino-acid sequence MSIESLKEKLPAFAKDVRLNLSALATDDSLSPQRKYGLLVACGLATRNPVVAQALEEEAKAHLSPQALDAARAAASIMAMNNVYYRFVHLASNKEYGTMPARLRMNVIGNPGVDKIDFELWSLAVSAINGCGLCIDSHEKVLRDAGVGAAEVHTAVRFAAVIQSTAVALEAAGHPSLIAAE is encoded by the coding sequence ATGTCCATCGAAAGCCTCAAAGAAAAGCTGCCGGCCTTTGCGAAGGACGTGCGCCTGAACCTGTCTGCCCTTGCGACAGACGACAGCCTTTCGCCCCAGCGGAAGTACGGCCTCCTCGTCGCCTGCGGCCTTGCCACCCGGAACCCAGTGGTGGCGCAAGCACTTGAGGAAGAGGCCAAGGCGCATTTGTCGCCACAGGCCCTCGATGCGGCCCGGGCGGCCGCATCGATTATGGCGATGAATAATGTCTATTATCGGTTCGTGCACCTTGCCTCCAACAAGGAGTACGGCACGATGCCGGCGCGGCTGCGCATGAACGTGATCGGCAATCCTGGGGTGGACAAGATCGATTTCGAACTCTGGTCCCTTGCCGTCTCGGCTATCAACGGTTGCGGTCTGTGCATCGACAGCCACGAAAAAGTTCTTCGGGACGCCGGTGTCGGCGCCGCCGAGGTTCACACAGCCGTGCGTTTTGCGGCCGTGATCCAGTCAACGGCAGTGGCGCTGGAAGCAGCGGGTCATCCATCCCTGATAGCTGCAGAATAA